A section of the Humulus lupulus chromosome 2, drHumLupu1.1, whole genome shotgun sequence genome encodes:
- the LOC133818619 gene encoding uncharacterized protein LOC133818619 isoform X2, protein MMLRRFCCFSASTSSIPSSPLSFSSNSKKKSLVFLGSPQVSTTVLDALLNASASPQSSYELSAIVTQPPSRRDRGRKVMPSPIAQYALDRNFPSELIFTPERAGEDAFLSDFRALQPELCITAAYGNILPSKFLNIPPLGTVNIHPSLLPQYRGAAPVQRALQDGVKETGVSLAFTVRALDAGPVIACERLEVDDQIKAPDLLALLFSEGAKLLIRELPSILDGSAKEKAWPQDDSKVTLAPKIAPEESWLSFDQDAVVLHNKVRAFAGWPGTRAKLVLVDEGDGQCKELELKIITTRVYSHSNIEHNEEDDITFVKGGLIFPCRGRTALEVLEVQLPGKKVVNAASFWNGLRGQKLKTVSREK, encoded by the exons ATGATGCTTCGTCGCTTCTGCTGCTTTAGTGCCTCCACTTCTTCAATTCCCTCTTCCCCGTTGAGCTTTTCTTCCAACTCCAAGAAGAAGTCGCTCGTCTTTTTGGGTTCTCCAcag GTTTCAACAACCGTCCTGGATGCTCTTCTCAATGCATCCGCTTCTCCACAATCTTCCTATGAG TTATCAGCAATTGTAACTCAACCACCTTCAAGAAGGGATAGGGGGAGGAAAGTGATGCCTTCTCCAATAGCGCAATATGCTCTTGATAGAAACTTCCCTTCGGAGCTTATTTTCACACCTGAAAGGGCTGGAGAG GATGCATTCTTATCGGACTTCAGAGCTTTGCAGCCAGAGCTTTGCATTACAGCAGCATATGGGAATATTTTACCGAGCAAGTTTTTAAATATACCTCCACTAG GAACTGTCAATATACATCCAAGTTTGTTGCCACAGTACCGTGGTGCTGCTCCTGTTCAACGAGCATTGCAG GATGGTGTCAAAGAAACAGGAGTGTCCCTAGCATTCACAGTACGTGCACTTGATGCTGGGCCTGTAATTGCCTGTGAAAGGTTGGAAGTTGATGATCAAATAAAG GCACCAGATTTACTTGCACTGCTGTTTTCTGAAG GAGCTAAACTTTTGATTCGGGAGCTTCCTTCTATACTTGACGGATCAGCTAAGGAAAAAGCATGGCCCCAAGATGATTCTAAAGTTACATTAGCTCCAAAG ATTGCGCCTGAAGAGTCTTGGTTATCCTTTGACCAAGATGCTGTAGTCCTTCATAACAAG GTTCGTGCATTTGCAGGTTGGCCAGGAACTCGAGCTAAACTTGTTCTTGTTGATGAAGGAGATGGTCAGTGCAAAGAACTAGAGCTCAAAATTATCACAACACGAGTCTACAGCCATAGCAATATTGAGCATAATGAAGAAGATGATATTACTTTTGTAAAGGGTGGATTAATATTTCCTTGCAGAGGACGCACAGCCCTTGAG GTATTGGAAGTTCAGCTTCCTGGGAAGAAAGTAGTGAATGCAGCCTCCTTTTGGAACGGATTGCGAGGTCAAAAGCTCAAGACTGTATCACGAGAGAAATAA
- the LOC133818619 gene encoding uncharacterized protein LOC133818619 isoform X1, whose amino-acid sequence MMLRRFCCFSASTSSIPSSPLSFSSNSKKKSLVFLGSPQVSTTVLDALLNASASPQSSYELSAIVTQPPSRRDRGRKVMPSPIAQYALDRNFPSELIFTPERAGEDAFLSDFRALQPELCITAAYGNILPSKFLNIPPLGTVNIHPSLLPQYRGAAPVQRALQDGVKETGVSLAFTVRALDAGPVIACERLEVDDQIKAPDLLALLFSEGAKLLIRELPSILDGSAKEKAWPQDDSKVTLAPKIAPEESWLSFDQDAVVLHNKVRAFAGWPGTRAKLVLVDEGDGQCKELELKIITTRVYSHSNIEHNEEDDITFVKGGLIFPCRGRTALENKDKTSNREILGLQGGVGQSTPMVKYWKFSFLGRK is encoded by the exons ATGATGCTTCGTCGCTTCTGCTGCTTTAGTGCCTCCACTTCTTCAATTCCCTCTTCCCCGTTGAGCTTTTCTTCCAACTCCAAGAAGAAGTCGCTCGTCTTTTTGGGTTCTCCAcag GTTTCAACAACCGTCCTGGATGCTCTTCTCAATGCATCCGCTTCTCCACAATCTTCCTATGAG TTATCAGCAATTGTAACTCAACCACCTTCAAGAAGGGATAGGGGGAGGAAAGTGATGCCTTCTCCAATAGCGCAATATGCTCTTGATAGAAACTTCCCTTCGGAGCTTATTTTCACACCTGAAAGGGCTGGAGAG GATGCATTCTTATCGGACTTCAGAGCTTTGCAGCCAGAGCTTTGCATTACAGCAGCATATGGGAATATTTTACCGAGCAAGTTTTTAAATATACCTCCACTAG GAACTGTCAATATACATCCAAGTTTGTTGCCACAGTACCGTGGTGCTGCTCCTGTTCAACGAGCATTGCAG GATGGTGTCAAAGAAACAGGAGTGTCCCTAGCATTCACAGTACGTGCACTTGATGCTGGGCCTGTAATTGCCTGTGAAAGGTTGGAAGTTGATGATCAAATAAAG GCACCAGATTTACTTGCACTGCTGTTTTCTGAAG GAGCTAAACTTTTGATTCGGGAGCTTCCTTCTATACTTGACGGATCAGCTAAGGAAAAAGCATGGCCCCAAGATGATTCTAAAGTTACATTAGCTCCAAAG ATTGCGCCTGAAGAGTCTTGGTTATCCTTTGACCAAGATGCTGTAGTCCTTCATAACAAG GTTCGTGCATTTGCAGGTTGGCCAGGAACTCGAGCTAAACTTGTTCTTGTTGATGAAGGAGATGGTCAGTGCAAAGAACTAGAGCTCAAAATTATCACAACACGAGTCTACAGCCATAGCAATATTGAGCATAATGAAGAAGATGATATTACTTTTGTAAAGGGTGGATTAATATTTCCTTGCAGAGGACGCACAGCCCTTGAG AACAAAGACAAAACAAGTAACCGAGAAATCTTGGGACTCCAGGGTGGTGTCGGCCAAAGCACTCCGATGGTCAA GTATTGGAAGTTCAGCTTCCTGGGAAGAAAGTAG
- the LOC133818619 gene encoding uncharacterized protein LOC133818619 isoform X3, producing MMLRRFCCFSASTSSIPSSPLSFSSNSKKKSLVFLGSPQVSTTVLDALLNASASPQSSYELSAIVTQPPSRRDRGRKVMPSPIAQYALDRNFPSELIFTPERAGEDAFLSDFRALQPELCITAAYGNILPSKFLNIPPLGTVNIHPSLLPQYRGAAPVQRALQDGVKETGVSLAFTVRALDAGPVIACERLEVDDQIKAPDLLALLFSEGAKLLIRELPSILDGSAKEKAWPQDDSKVTLAPKIAPEESWLSFDQDAVVLHNKVRAFAGWPGTRAKLVLVDEGDGQCKELELKIITTRVYSHSNIEHNEEDDITFVKGGLIFPCRGRTALENKDKTSNREILGLQGGVGQSTPMVKF from the exons ATGATGCTTCGTCGCTTCTGCTGCTTTAGTGCCTCCACTTCTTCAATTCCCTCTTCCCCGTTGAGCTTTTCTTCCAACTCCAAGAAGAAGTCGCTCGTCTTTTTGGGTTCTCCAcag GTTTCAACAACCGTCCTGGATGCTCTTCTCAATGCATCCGCTTCTCCACAATCTTCCTATGAG TTATCAGCAATTGTAACTCAACCACCTTCAAGAAGGGATAGGGGGAGGAAAGTGATGCCTTCTCCAATAGCGCAATATGCTCTTGATAGAAACTTCCCTTCGGAGCTTATTTTCACACCTGAAAGGGCTGGAGAG GATGCATTCTTATCGGACTTCAGAGCTTTGCAGCCAGAGCTTTGCATTACAGCAGCATATGGGAATATTTTACCGAGCAAGTTTTTAAATATACCTCCACTAG GAACTGTCAATATACATCCAAGTTTGTTGCCACAGTACCGTGGTGCTGCTCCTGTTCAACGAGCATTGCAG GATGGTGTCAAAGAAACAGGAGTGTCCCTAGCATTCACAGTACGTGCACTTGATGCTGGGCCTGTAATTGCCTGTGAAAGGTTGGAAGTTGATGATCAAATAAAG GCACCAGATTTACTTGCACTGCTGTTTTCTGAAG GAGCTAAACTTTTGATTCGGGAGCTTCCTTCTATACTTGACGGATCAGCTAAGGAAAAAGCATGGCCCCAAGATGATTCTAAAGTTACATTAGCTCCAAAG ATTGCGCCTGAAGAGTCTTGGTTATCCTTTGACCAAGATGCTGTAGTCCTTCATAACAAG GTTCGTGCATTTGCAGGTTGGCCAGGAACTCGAGCTAAACTTGTTCTTGTTGATGAAGGAGATGGTCAGTGCAAAGAACTAGAGCTCAAAATTATCACAACACGAGTCTACAGCCATAGCAATATTGAGCATAATGAAGAAGATGATATTACTTTTGTAAAGGGTGGATTAATATTTCCTTGCAGAGGACGCACAGCCCTTGAG AACAAAGACAAAACAAGTAACCGAGAAATCTTGGGACTCCAGGGTGGTGTCGGCCAAAGCACTCCGATGGTCAA ATTTTAG
- the LOC133818620 gene encoding uncharacterized protein LOC133818620: MSTKPLPKVKEAFSEVYHEESRKKVMMGSPTLLSDQESFALAARGQSRGANPDNRQNKGCHWCDHCRKLGHYSETCWKIHGKPPNWKPKSWGDRESQGNVAATTSSTAEGNKDAFESAPFTKAQLEALQKLLSQSSNQPNATQGTRMLAMRGLGFGEEDW; the protein is encoded by the exons ATGAGCACCAAGCCCCTTCCTAAGGTCAAGGAGGCATTCTCTGAAGTTTATCATGAAGAAAGTAGGAAAAAGGTTATGATGGGCTCTCCAACTCTACTTTCAGATCAGGAATCATTTGCCCTTGCTGCCCGAGGGCAGTCTCGTGGTGCAAATCCTGATAATCGTCAGAATAAGGGATGTCATTGGTGTGATCATTGCCGAAAACTTGGACACTACAGTGAAACATGCTGGAAAATCCATGGAAAGCCTCCAAATTGGAAGCCCAAGTCATGGGGTGATCGTGAGAGTCAAGGGAATGTTGCTGCCACTACTAGTTCTACTGCTGAAGGGAATAAAGATGCATTTGAATCAGCTCCATTTACTAAAGCTCAGCTTGAGGCCCTTCAAAAGCTTCTAAGTCAGTCCTCCAATCAGCCAAATGCTACTCAGGGTACTAGAATGTTGGCCATGAGAG GACTTGGATTCGGGGAAGAGGATTGGTAG